The Branchiostoma lanceolatum isolate klBraLanc5 chromosome 1, klBraLanc5.hap2, whole genome shotgun sequence genomic sequence ATAACAATATGTATatgatgtactgtatgtatgtatgtatatggcTGTAAAGGAGAGCAAATaaagtttttcttttatcattatgAAAGGTGGTGATATGATTTcatgttacaaatgtacttgcATTGAATCATCTTTTTCCTGTAACGTTATTTCATGATATTTCATAATAAACATCTATGGCTATTGCCTCATCATAAGGTACAAAGGTCTGCTATGGTAAAATGGCATGGAAATTCCGAAATGTCACTTTCGGAACCTAAAGCGCTGTCATCTTTGATTGTGACTGGGGAGAAATACTAGTACGGGGGGTACTATATGCATTTTTAATAGATTCCGATAGGTGGCGCTCATGTGCTGTGCATTTTTGTTTACTGATTGGGCCACAAACCAACATGGCTGCGCGCATTGTGGGGTGGGCGAGCAAGTCTGAGTGGGTTCAAATCTACCAAGAACTTTATAGCAACGATCCTGCACAGATTCAACATGCCCTGGACCGAGCAGCGGCCTGGAAGAGCCGGCTCGACACGAAAATGCCCATCGCGATAGACTGTACTTCGTCTCTGGCGGCGGTTCGACTTCGGGATAGCGGTGCACATgtgagaggggaggggggcgaagacGTCAGTAGTTCAACTCCAAACAGCCACGACTTGTTTCAGCTCCGGTTAGCTTACTCCATGGCACTGGCAAGGTAATGTGCTGTTCATCATTCATAATACAACAACAAATCTGATTCTAACATCGAAATATAGTTTGCTGATGAGATGAGAAAAGACTACATTACTTTTGACCACTCTTTTGTACACTCTCTGTATCAGTGTATATGACTCAAGTTGGAAtaaacaatgttgtgttttgttgtctgtttctCAGGTTTGTGAACCTTGTGACAGACGCAAGCCAAGACAAGTTCTACATCCAGCCTGTCCATGTTATGGCGAAGGAGGTCTGTTGAACTTATAAATGGACAAAATCAtgataaaggtctttcattcattcataattatCCACGCCCCCCATATGAACtagaccttgttgaaaagcagGCATACTAGATGTTACGTAAAGTGAATGAGTGCGTAGGTGCATGCGTGAGTGAGTATCATGAGTAAAGTCATCACAACATTGTCAACATGTGTTTATCGTTCCCGCCACCAGATGGCGCTACCAGAATGGATGGTAAACCTGCGTCACGAGGCGACCCACCGCAGTCTGCCCGCGCTCCCCGTGCTACAGTCGGGGGCACGGTTTGCCCTCTCCTGGCTGAGACAGAAGTACTGGGAACCACAGCTGCAGCAATGTGGGCAGCTGCCAGGGGGAGCAGCTGAGAAGGAAGAGTTGGATGTGGAGGGTAGGTGTTTCATTGAAACAGGATGTTCCTTCTATATGTTCAGGGCTCAACATTTTGGGGGAATAGGTGCAGTGCTGCACCTTATCTAGATGTTTAGGCGCACagacaaaaaattgggtgcacaacatagaaatTAAAGTAAATGGcagcaaaacctaattacaaacccTAGCTCTTTAGACTCTTTAGAGCTAGAATATGAACTTCTATTGCGAGCCAGGACATTTTTTTGAACAAGTGATACAACAAAggctttattgtcttttaagacacttgaatgtcaagaatattctgtatactattgTACAATAGTATCTTTAGATATGTAATGCCACACAACTATCAAGgtgccttcttcttcttcttggttcTCCTGTCGTTATGGCGGATGAGGTTCCCTCCCACCACGCCCCTTATCACCTGCATACTGTCCTGACAGCCTGCTTAGCCTTTCTAATTGCTCTTTTGTCCTCAGTGTGGGCAACATGCCTCGCCTCGaaagtgcaccagt encodes the following:
- the LOC136427877 gene encoding ribosomal biogenesis protein LAS1L-like, whose translation is MAARIVGWASKSEWVQIYQELYSNDPAQIQHALDRAAAWKSRLDTKMPIAIDCTSSLAAVRLRDSGAHVRGEGGEDVSSSTPNSHDLFQLRLAYSMALARFVNLVTDASQDKFYIQPVHVMAKEMALPEWMVNLRHEATHRSLPALPVLQSGARFALSWLRQKYWEPQLQQCGQLPGGAAEKEELDVEEVRQAVVGLLISYEQHQFEISSERSTRKQRSHHTTLLQEVLNNLTALMTGNSEIVVACLCGQGFLLPTLEQRTALGLSNVSSGKTM